The Xyrauchen texanus isolate HMW12.3.18 chromosome 4, RBS_HiC_50CHRs, whole genome shotgun sequence genome segment aaaaaaagtgacatcaatatttggtgtgaccacctttgccttcaaaacagcctcaattcttctAGTTAcacatggacacagtttttcttggttgttagcagataggatgttccaagcttcttggagatttcaccacagttcttctatctatttcggctgtctcagttgcttctgtctctttatgtaatcccagactgacacaatgttcagtggggggatcTGTGGgcgccatgacatctgttgcagggctccctgttcttctattctatttgcaaaagtaatgtttgggagtctaaaatgtatatttaccatTGACACACTatagctgaagatataaataaccaacttatgacaaatgcttttgtgaaacatcttatgtgcctaagacttttgcacagtactgcatatTACAACAATGTAGTGTACTATTTTGGTATTTCAAAATTGGTTTATAcagcatcatattttttttttaagcagtatGACGGCATTTAATTTTAATCATATAGCCAGTGAGGTCCGATGAGCTGCGATTTCACTTAAGATAATCCACTAATAATATCATAAAATAATCTAGTCATTGGTTATTTGCTGTCTTAGAATGAATGTGATTAATCGTATCATTGGTTCTGCAGGGGCACGTGTGAATGGTCAGACACGGTTAGAACGCCACCTGGCAGGTTATGAAAGCTCCTCTACCATGATGAGCAGTGAACTGGACACCACCAGCTTCTGTGACTCAGATGATGATGACACCATGAGCAGGTACACAATGCTCAAAACAAGGACAAAAAAGCCGGAAAATGTACAGAGCAAAAACTGCGGTACAGCGAACAACCCCAAACTACGGCCTTTGTCAGTGTAGTATGCAAATTGTTATAAAACACATACTTTTTTTGGTTTAGTATTCATACATTTCAAGTctcaaagcattttgaatggttttcATCAAGCAGGTGCCGCTTTCACATCTGTCCTTAACAAAAACATGCCATGTTACGCCTTTTTTCCACATTTACTGTATGTGAAAACGACGATAAATAAAGCTAAACATTAAATgctcttaggagtgccaacccatCTACATTTTGTGGCTGTTATCATTTCTGGATTGTGTGTTTAAATTCAGAGTTTTTACAGAGTGTGTGGTCTCCCTAAAAAATATAATGTCTGTAACAAGTTAATTTCCTGATCTAAATGAGGAAAAAACTTGTCTAGACTTAACATCTTTTAATGTCAGGACATCTGCAGGGGTTTATTATTGTACATGCAGTATAAATGCTTTGATATACTGCCAATGAGTGTTATATATGAAGTATAATTTCCCGTTTTACTCATTTTTACCCTTTCTCATGTTCACTCTTTCTTTGATCTGAAGGTTTAGTTGTTCGACAGAACAGAGTACGGCCTCCAGATTGTTGAAGAGACACCGCAGACGCAAGAAACAGCGCCCTCCCAGACTAGAACGGGTACTGCAGCATTTCCTCGAAGTGTTATTATGTAGTTATTTTGTACATTACCATGACCTGGGCCCTTGTGCCTACGGccaaatcacagctgtgctgatatttagtacaacagcaagtgtgatattgcttaaagtgTCTTCTCAGGTCTCCGTGTGACTAATTTGTCACCCCTTTAATTTGCACTTCTAAACCCTTAACCCTTCAACCCTCCACCCAATAAAAGCAGCTTGTTAGTTTGGTTGGTTTGTTGgattggtatatttttattagtgtgtactttttaaaagtgtttttttttttctttatagatTTTCACATTGTTCTTGCCACGGGAGTAGTCTTTGTTGCTTATATgctattaaacaataaaatacagtacatttcaaTTTGTCACCCCAACTCTGATAATGTTGAGTTGCAATACCATGATGATGGTTGGAAACTTAAAATAGATgtataaattaaaggaatagttgacccaaaaaaaactaataatttactgcccctcatgccatcccagatgtgtatgactttcctcttTGAACACCTACACTCTgaagatccatacaatgcaagtgaatggtgaccggaaatttgaaggtccaaaaaggagataaaggcagcttaaaagtaatccataagactccagtggttaaatccatgtcttctgaaacaatatgatagctgtgggtgagaaacagatcaatattgaagtatttttttaactgtaaatctactttgacttccacattctggtgtggaaataactttcactttcacattctaccACCTACTGGTCgatgctggtcaaaggtggagattgatagtaaaaaaggacttaaatattgttctgtttctcacccacacctattatattgcttctgaagacatggattaaaccactggagtcatatggattaatttaatgTCATTGTTGACATttaaagttctgttcaccattcacttgtatggaccagcagagctgaaatattctgctagaagttctgctgaagaaattcacacatctgggatggcatgcgggtgaattaatgatgagataattttcatttttgggtgaactatccctttaaccgtAAAATATGGCGAGGGAGTGATGAAATTTGTTatagtaaacacatttttaacacaaGTCTCTTGTGATTTTAGGCATCATCATTCAGCAGTGTGACTGATTCCACAATGTCCCTCAACATCATCACTGTCACACTCAACATGGGTGAGATCTGAAATGCTTTCCTTTTCTAATTTCTAAATTCCTAGGTTTATCCAATACTTTTCATAATGCAGTAACAAATGCACCCTATCTATAAGTATCTtgatttttatgtaattatgtcgctctgtctctctctgcgcATAATAGAGAAGTATAATTTCTTGGGCATCAGTATTGTGGGTCAGAGTAATGAGCGGGGTGATGGAGGCATCTACATCGGCTCTATTATGAAGGGTGGAGCTGTGGCTGCAGATGGTAGAATAGAGCCTGGAGACATGCTGCTGCAGGTCAGGACTCTCCCTACATGCTTCTGTTCATTCAGATGTTTGGTACCAGTGATTATTAACACTCTCTCTTTGTGCAGGTGAATGATATAAACTTTGAGAACATGAGTAATGATGATGCCGTGAAGGTTCTGAGAGACATTGTACACAAACCTGGGTGCGTCTTCCATACTTCGCTCAAgtagaaattacatttattagtGCTGTGTGCTAAATTTTTAATATGTTGGGTTAAATGCAACTTAAAAgtatacttcacccaaaaatgagaattctcttatttactcaacctcatgccatcccagatgtttgactttgtcttctgcaaaacacaaaccaatattttttgaaaaatatgtcagctctgtaggtccacacaatgcaagtgaatgggtgccaaaattatgGCTATCCAAAaatacataaaggcatcataaaagtagcctaatccatttgaatccatattttcagaagtgaaatgataggtgtagtcgagaaaaagttaaatatttaaggccttttttgcttgaaattcttcttcctgcTCATTAGTGGgcgatgtgcatgaagaatgtgaattaacaaaaacacaaaaaaagattttgaaagataaattggagattgactgagcagggaggagaatttattgtataaaaggtcttaaatattgacttgtttctcaaccacaccaattatatcacttctgaagaaatatgtcatatggattactttaatgtttgaCTTGTGTAATGTTTGGAGCTTGAAAAgtttggcaccaattcacttgcattgacctaaagagctgagatattcttccagaaatctttgtttgtgttctgcagaaaaaagaaagtcatacacatctgggatggcattagggtgaataattgatgagagagttttcatttttgggtgaaatatccctttaagctctgTCGACAGTATCTGTGGCTCACTACCGATTACTACTTTGTGGTTAACAAACTAATTAACCAACTTTACAGTAATACACCTAAAATGAAGGCCTACCTGGTAAACTTGCAATGCAAATGAATATGTAAAACATGCAACTATCATGATGTTTCGAAAACATAATCatcacttaaagctgaagtgtaaaaTCTGCATCAACGAACGGAACTGGAAAAAAGCACTGTTTTCCCAATACGCTgatgttgatcaaacaaacacatAGTTACCTGCCCCCACATTTTACCAGTGGTCGAGTCAGTGTTGTTGAATCTGGCTGGATGGGTTCGCTGGAAAGAAACAGAAATTTGTATTGTGCCACAGAGACAGGGTTTACGGTTTGAGAAAATTTAGTATTCTCTAAATAtgtttactatatatatacaagGAAGCCACAATGATAAATTGTTTACATGCAGCAAACTCCACCCACAAGATTTGGGAACGCATCACCAGAAGCTCATCCACCTACAAAAGTAGTCTACCCCAAAATAACCATTaggaaaactttacagctcaaacagtAATGTCGACAGAGCTTCTAAGAGCTTCCAGTCTTTTAAGATTTAAATTAACATTGTAAATGAGTAGAGCTATTTGTGGAGTCCCTGTTGGAAATTGATTAAATGTTAGTTTCAGCattgccttgtgtgtgtgtgtgtgtgtgtgtgtgtgtgtgtgtgtgtgtgtgtgtttgcagaccCATCATCCTGACAGTAGCTAAGTGTTGGGACCCGTCACCCCAAGGATACTTCACACTGCCCCGCAGTCAGTCTTCATTTTACTGTacttaaacatgcacacacatcagaagATAACTAATATAATTATTAACTGAGATGTAAAAAACATGTCTTGACTTAAACCCTTGTCCTCGTCATTGTGACTTCCAGATGAGCCGATTCGACCCATTGACCCTGCAGTGTGGGTGAGTCACTCTGTGGCCATGAGTGGTGGAGCGTACCCTCCCTACCCACCCAGCACTATCACATCCAGCTCATCTGTAACAGAGACAGAGAGtaagtgtttttaaataaaaaaaaaatgtaattccccAGTTCCTTTGACCCTTCCTTTCATTACATTTTGAGAGGTTTACAAAACAATCTGCTCTGAAATATGACCCCTTTATTCCGTCATTTTCATTTACTCTCTGTAGGATTTGATGAGTTCTCGCTCTCCCTGCGCTCTGACATGGCATCGATTGCTAAAGCCATGGCCTCTCCTGACTCTGGTCTGGAAGTCAGAGACAGAATGTGGCTGAAGATCACCATCCCCAACGCATTCCTGGGTGAgtatgagagagagggagatttgATGGGTGTGAATGtcataagtaataataataataataagaagaagaagaaactaGAGCAGTAACGAGGAAAAAAAAGTAAAGAACAGGTGCTCAATGAAAGGCTTAATCAAACAGAACATATGAAAGAAGGAACAATCTCAAGAACTTACATCCTACATGTTGCACCTTAAGCCCTATCCACACAAAGTAAAAGCACTGTGTCGGAACAACACGCCCCTCCCTTGAAATATCGCCGCCTCTCCTCTTCTGAGGGCCGTCCTTCAGCCAGATCCAAACTAGAGTGGGCAGGTGTGAGGAGGGGCGTGATAACAGTTGCCTTTAAAGATGGTGAATGCTGCTCTACAATGGAGTGGTCTCTAGTTTCCACTGTGCATGCATGCTGGCATCCTTGTGGATCCAGGAACGGAGCGGGTTGTGTTCCGGTGCAAATTAGATGGGTCACCTGATGCCACACCCACTCTGTGTCTGTCTTACCCAGCCACAACAAACATTCTTGCAGCAgacaacacattttttaaaagaataagatATAATAACTATGGCTGTTGAtctaacacattaattcagtgcgaataattatataaaatataacgtGTTAAAAATTAACGCAaataatcatgtccccggactttaataaggaagattcctacTGTCAGAGCTATTCAAGCTTGAAAccccacctgttttcagcagggggcagtaagtgaaactccagctgtttaGGCAATGCTCAGCTGTACACCctgaatattagagattattattttatttaaaatagtttgaatTCATAAATTCATCAATTTTTATTTAGGCCCACTCAAAATATtttcctggctatgcccttgATTCCACTATCACACTATTCTACTTCCATTGTTCCATTTTGTGTACAAACATATCAGAGTAGCagatttaattttacattaatgtGAGAGAAATCTTTACTGCCTAACATatacaaacatttcacaaatccaGACATAATTTCTGCCATATTTGCCAGAAATTTTTCAGTGATGTGGTTCTCTTGATTTGATGGGGCTTTACACTGCTAAAAAAAGAGACCAATTAATTAGGTAGAAACCCGTTATCCTTGTCCAAGTATCAAATGGGTCATATGTCTGAAATGCTAGTTTGCTTGGATGTTGTTGTAAAGTGTTGTGTTTGTACAGGTTCTGATGTGGTCGAGTGGCTTTATCACCACATCGAGGGCTTCCAGGACAGACGAGAGGCTCGTAAATATGCCAGCAACCTCCTGAAAGCTGGCTTTATCAGACACACAGTCAACAAGATCACCTTCTCAGAGCAGTGCTACTATGTGTTTGGAGACTTCAGCGACTGCGAAAACTGTGAGTGCTCTACATGTCCAGAAAGATTACATGATCACTGGGGTTGGAGCTCTTCTGTTAATGTAGTTATTTGCCATTCCTTTTTAATCAGATATGGCAAACCTCTCTCTGAATGATAACGATGGTTCCAGTGGAGCATCTGACCAGGACACTCTGGCACCATTGCCCTTGCCAGGAGCCACACCCTGGCCCTTGATGCACACCTTCCCTTACCAGTACCCACAGCCCTACCCCAGCCAGCCCCCTCCCTACCATGAGCTCACCAGCTATAGCTACACACCAGGAAGTGCTGGTAGTCAACACAGTGAAGGTGAGAGAGCGAGCATTGGATGaataaatagaaatagccatGTGCATTTGTATTAGGGATTAGCTACTCAGTCTTGTGGAACTAGAAGCATTTGCGTTCACAATTATGTAGACTTGAGTATGTTTCGGCAATTTGTCCctctttgaaggaatagttcacccaaaaatgaacattcatttactcaccctcatattaccTGGACCTCAAAGGataattattaac includes the following:
- the LOC127638004 gene encoding segment polarity protein dishevelled homolog DVL-2-like isoform X2 produces the protein MAETKIIYHIDEEETPYLVKIPISSEEITLLDFKQVLNKPNYKFFFKSMDQDFGVVKEEISDDSAKLPCFNGRVVSWLVSSESAAVEVAAPPAPVPEVRPEPSPPPPPLPPPPAERPGGNGDSRPPSFHPNVASSVETLDETTETESVLSFRRERPRRRESLEQHGARVNGQTRLERHLAGYESSSTMMSSELDTTSFCDSDDDDTMSRFSCSTEQSTASRLLKRHRRRKKQRPPRLERASSFSSVTDSTMSLNIITVTLNMEKYNFLGISIVGQSNERGDGGIYIGSIMKGGAVAADGRIEPGDMLLQVNDINFENMSNDDAVKVLRDIVHKPGPIILTVAKCWDPSPQGYFTLPRNEPIRPIDPAVWVSHSVAMSGGAYPPYPPSTITSSSSVTETERFDEFSLSLRSDMASIAKAMASPDSGLEVRDRMWLKITIPNAFLGSDVVEWLYHHIEGFQDRREARKYASNLLKAGFIRHTVNKITFSEQCYYVFGDFSDCENYMANLSLNDNDGSSGASDQDTLAPLPLPGATPWPLMHTFPYQYPQPYPSQPPPYHELTSYSYTPGSAGSQHSEGSHSSGSTRSEGERRRSSKGGGSTSGRDEKSPIGGGGADSRSGSGSESEYSVRSSRRREHGSATPSEHSLSLSQRSHHRVQPTHLAPYPPGIPISYNPMMVMMVPQHPHPHPALGGPIPTLPTGATLHALPPSTPGGPPGAPPTRDLGSVPPELTASRQSFHLAMGNPSEFFVDVM
- the LOC127638004 gene encoding segment polarity protein dishevelled homolog DVL-2-like isoform X1; amino-acid sequence: MAETKIIYHIDEEETPYLVKIPISSEEITLLDFKQVLNKPNYKFFFKSMDQDFGVVKEEISDDSAKLPCFNGRVVSWLVSSESAAVEVAAPPAPVPEVRPEPSPPPPPLPPPPAERPGGNGDSRPPSFHPNVASSVETLDETTETESVLSFRRERPRRRESLEQHGARVNGQTRLERHLAGYESSSTMMSSELDTTSFCDSDDDDTMSRFSCSTEQSTASRLLKRHRRRKKQRPPRLERASSFSSVTDSTMSLNIITVTLNMEKYNFLGISIVGQSNERGDGGIYIGSIMKGGAVAADGRIEPGDMLLQVNDINFENMSNDDAVKVLRDIVHKPGPIILTVAKCWDPSPQGYFTLPRSQSSFYYEPIRPIDPAVWVSHSVAMSGGAYPPYPPSTITSSSSVTETERFDEFSLSLRSDMASIAKAMASPDSGLEVRDRMWLKITIPNAFLGSDVVEWLYHHIEGFQDRREARKYASNLLKAGFIRHTVNKITFSEQCYYVFGDFSDCENYMANLSLNDNDGSSGASDQDTLAPLPLPGATPWPLMHTFPYQYPQPYPSQPPPYHELTSYSYTPGSAGSQHSEGSHSSGSTRSEGERRRSSKGGGSTSGRDEKSPIGGGGADSRSGSGSESEYSVRSSRRREHGSATPSEHSLSLSQRSHHRVQPTHLAPYPPGIPISYNPMMVMMVPQHPHPHPALGGPIPTLPTGATLHALPPSTPGGPPGAPPTRDLGSVPPELTASRQSFHLAMGNPSEFFVDVM